The Bacteroidota bacterium region CATGTTCACCACAAGTTTTCCTTGCATATCTCCAATCGTAGGCAGTTGTGAAATTTGGCCGAATTGGGTTTTGCACATTAGGAATATTCAGCTTTAAGCCGAGGCCAAGCCTTTCTTGATCAATGTATTGACACACTTTCCTTGGTGATCAGGTGAGTGTGATCGGATTCGGAGAAAAGCACAAAATAAAGATGAGGATAGCCGCCCAACCCATAATTTTCTGCCGTGTTGTCAAGGGGGTATTGTCAGGCGCAACAGGGTGGTCCAGACCGATCAAACGCACCGCCATTCCGGCATACAAAAGCCAAATTACATTGGGCAAAACGGGGCCAAAACCGAGTGCAAGTACAAATTGTAAACCTGATAAAAGTATGGTTGCCATGACCAGCCATTGCCACTTTTTTCCGGCAAAAATTCTACCTAAAACATAGTACAAAAAAGCAAAATATAGAAGTGTTAGTGCGATTTGACTGAGGACATCGTACCAAATCAGCCCGGAAAACAGCAATTGCACATCCTGTAAAGTAAACATTCCCACGCCTCCGACGAGGAGCAGGCAGAGCACAGCTACACGGCTGATGATTCCAGCAATGCGCCCTCCAAAAAGCCCGTAAGTGACGTGACCGCCGTCAAGCTGACCGATTGGGAGGAGGTTCAAGGCGGTAAAAAAGAGGGTGAGAAATCCGACAAAGAGGTACGGATAATGCGCGATTTCGAAGCTGGGCGGCATATTGACATCGGAAGCGAAGAGCCTGTGCAGCAACTCGTAAAGCAGGCTTCCGCCAAAACGCAGAACACCCGGCGCGTTTGCCATCTCTGCCTCCGTCGGAACTCCGCCAAAAACTTGCTGGTAGTCCGGGTGTATTCCCAAGACCGTCGGCTCCATCGGGGGCAAATGCGTAAATCCATAAATCAGCAGGCCTACTGCTACCACAAAACCTGCCAATGGCCCCGCAACACCGATGTCAAAATACTTTCTGCGGCTCGACGGCACCTCTTTGATCCGGATGACGGCCCCGAAGCTTCCG contains the following coding sequences:
- a CDS encoding site-2 protease family protein, with protein sequence MKQRYHIHILLFLVTVFTTMVAGAELISAKSIIWPFNLSFLEALPGLWGRLKDGIWQGAPFSFSFLLFLTVHEFGHYLTAVYHKVRCTLPYYIPIYIPMMPVNIGSFGAVIRIKEVPSSRRKYFDIGVAGPLAGFVVAVGLLIYGFTHLPPMEPTVLGIHPDYQQVFGGVPTEAEMANAPGVLRFGGSLLYELLHRLFASDVNMPPSFEIAHYPYLFVGFLTLFFTALNLLPIGQLDGGHVTYGLFGGRIAGIISRVAVLCLLLVGGVGMFTLQDVQLLFSGLIWYDVLSQIALTLLYFAFLYYVLGRIFAGKKWQWLVMATILLSGLQFVLALGFGPVLPNVIWLLYAGMAVRLIGLDHPVAPDNTPLTTRQKIMGWAAILIFILCFSPNPITLT